A DNA window from Bacillus carboniphilus contains the following coding sequences:
- a CDS encoding conserved virulence factor C family protein produces the protein MNIQSIEPTPSPNTMKIILDQELPAGKSNNYKKEQADGAPSVIKEILNIDGVKGVYHVADFIAVERNAKFDWQQILPQVRQAFGEKAEQTEHQVKADEHFGEVNAQVLTFKGIPVQLKLHDGNEEKRYQMPDEYVHATTDAQLEGENYVFLRKWKDLGIRYGDMDTIASEVIEELKAAYPKERLAELVKAAQNPNTDEKKQRKQKIKVTVEMLNDEDWRKRYQVLEQMEDPTLEDLPVLEKALQDEKASIRRLAVVYLGMIEDPKVLPYLYQGLQDKIVTVRRTAGDCLSDLGFKEASEEMQNALKDKSKLVRWRAAMFLYEEGDESALSALKEAENDPEFEVALQVKMAIERIEGGEKAKGSVWKQMTEARKQ, from the coding sequence ATGAACATTCAATCGATTGAACCAACACCAAGTCCAAATACGATGAAAATTATTTTGGATCAAGAATTACCTGCTGGTAAAAGTAACAATTATAAAAAAGAGCAAGCTGATGGGGCTCCCTCCGTTATAAAGGAAATTTTAAACATTGACGGAGTGAAGGGTGTTTACCACGTTGCTGACTTTATTGCAGTAGAACGTAATGCAAAGTTTGACTGGCAACAAATATTGCCTCAAGTTAGACAAGCATTTGGTGAAAAAGCAGAACAGACTGAACATCAAGTAAAAGCAGATGAACACTTTGGAGAAGTGAACGCGCAGGTCCTTACCTTTAAAGGAATTCCAGTCCAGCTAAAGCTTCATGACGGAAACGAAGAAAAACGGTACCAAATGCCTGATGAATATGTTCATGCCACGACAGATGCACAGTTAGAAGGAGAAAACTATGTTTTCCTAAGAAAGTGGAAGGACTTGGGTATCAGATATGGAGATATGGATACAATTGCTAGTGAGGTTATTGAAGAGCTAAAAGCAGCTTATCCTAAAGAACGACTAGCAGAGTTAGTGAAGGCTGCACAAAATCCTAATACAGATGAAAAGAAACAAAGGAAGCAAAAAATTAAAGTAACTGTGGAAATGCTAAATGATGAAGACTGGAGAAAGAGATATCAAGTTTTGGAACAGATGGAAGATCCAACGCTTGAAGATTTACCAGTTTTAGAAAAAGCATTACAGGATGAAAAAGCTTCAATAAGAAGGCTAGCTGTTGTGTATTTAGGAATGATAGAAGATCCGAAAGTACTACCCTATTTATATCAAGGTTTACAAGATAAAATTGTAACGGTAAGGAGAACGGCTGGGGATTGCCTTTCAGATTTAGGTTTTAAAGAAGCCAGTGAAGAAATGCAAAACGCCCTAAAAGATAAGTCAAAACTAGTAAGATGGCGAGCGGCAATGTTCCTTTATGAAGAGGGAGATGAGTCCGCCTTATCTGCTTTAAAAGAAGCCGAAAATGATCCAGAGTTTGAAGTGGCTCTACAAGTTAAAATGGCCATTGAAAGAATTGAAGGTGGAGAGAAGGCTAAGGGGTCTGTTTGGAAACAAATGACAGAAGCAAGAAAACAATAG
- a CDS encoding BrxA/BrxB family bacilliredoxin — protein sequence MSMAYDEYMREIVKPMRQELVDAGFQELTTEESVEEYMESAEGTTFVIINSVCGCAAGLARPAAVHAISHSEKKPDRVVTVFAGQDREATAKMREYIKGYEPSSPSMAIFKGKEVVHFIPREEIEDNTVETIYENIVTAFHNFCD from the coding sequence ATGTCAATGGCTTATGATGAATATATGAGAGAAATTGTGAAACCAATGAGACAAGAATTAGTTGATGCGGGGTTTCAAGAATTAACAACCGAAGAATCGGTTGAAGAGTATATGGAATCTGCGGAAGGAACTACTTTTGTAATCATTAACTCTGTTTGCGGTTGTGCTGCGGGACTTGCAAGACCTGCTGCTGTTCATGCAATTTCACACTCTGAAAAGAAACCTGACCGGGTAGTAACGGTGTTTGCTGGACAAGACCGTGAAGCTACTGCAAAGATGCGGGAATATATTAAAGGATATGAACCTTCTTCCCCATCCATGGCTATTTTCAAAGGGAAAGAAGTGGTACACTTTATCCCAAGAGAAGAAATCGAAGACAACACAGTCGAAACCATTTATGAAAATATAGTAACAGCATTTCATAATTTTTGTGACTAA
- a CDS encoding class I SAM-dependent methyltransferase: MTVIVTTCLRPNTVLEDRALQISEQLKLQYIEREKVSIDKLHEKLQASILVVGKNRLEYFPIGYQEPIFFHPSSAMFRVKRLVREEKDPLIEVCKLEKGDSFLDCTLGLCSDSIVAAYHVGEKGHVVGLEVNQILSHIVKTGLKTWDTTYSPLLDALNRIEVINTSFHEYLSNLPDQSFDCVYFDPMFEHTIEESESMRKWERLADYSTIDERVVREACRVAKKRVVLKAHYRSHWFEEFGFTRLPRKSAKFHFGFIEKK, translated from the coding sequence ATGACAGTAATTGTGACTACTTGTTTGAGACCTAACACTGTTCTAGAAGATAGGGCACTACAGATTTCTGAACAGTTAAAACTCCAATACATAGAAAGAGAAAAGGTATCAATTGATAAGCTACATGAAAAGTTGCAGGCCTCTATTCTGGTTGTCGGTAAAAATAGGCTTGAATACTTCCCTATAGGGTATCAGGAACCTATCTTTTTCCATCCTAGTTCTGCCATGTTTCGAGTGAAAAGATTGGTGAGAGAAGAAAAAGACCCTCTGATTGAAGTATGCAAACTGGAAAAAGGAGATTCATTTTTAGATTGTACATTAGGGTTATGTTCTGATAGTATCGTGGCTGCTTATCATGTTGGTGAAAAGGGACACGTTGTTGGTTTAGAAGTAAACCAAATTCTTTCGCATATCGTCAAAACAGGGTTAAAAACATGGGACACGACTTATTCTCCACTCTTGGATGCATTGAATAGAATTGAAGTCATTAACACTTCTTTTCATGAGTACCTATCCAATCTTCCAGATCAATCGTTTGACTGTGTTTATTTTGACCCTATGTTTGAACACACTATTGAAGAATCTGAATCAATGAGAAAATGGGAACGACTTGCAGATTATTCCACAATAGATGAAAGAGTAGTGAGAGAAGCGTGTAGGGTAGCGAAAAAAAGAGTAGTGTTAAAAGCCCACTATAGAAGTCATTGGTTCGAGGAGTTTGGATTTACTCGCTTGCCAAGAAAAAGTGCAAAATTTCACTTCGGGTTTATTGAGAAAAAATAA
- a CDS encoding YpjP family protein has protein sequence MNAKLKKFFVVMVSVLTFGLVTPTFSYDLDHSDVEKGKKPNAFEEDNIANSGYLESYKNETPLETLIKQSEQVSYFKFGDRITPVIKDEFQTVIFPKIEEVMTKLVEELGENQVKYLQISEQPGKGKSEKMFHIYDSQTGEDLIRFHVRRDHPPGDGYWFNFHYHTFVDQFEAHHDLGQIYWSTDTPPNWMSSSKKEILH, from the coding sequence TTGAACGCTAAACTCAAAAAGTTTTTTGTCGTAATGGTTTCTGTTCTTACCTTTGGTCTCGTCACACCTACCTTTTCGTATGACCTAGACCATAGTGATGTTGAAAAAGGTAAAAAACCTAATGCTTTCGAAGAAGATAACATCGCAAATTCAGGTTATCTTGAATCGTACAAGAATGAGACTCCTCTGGAAACTCTCATTAAGCAGAGCGAGCAAGTGTCATATTTTAAATTTGGGGATAGAATTACACCTGTTATAAAAGATGAGTTTCAGACTGTGATTTTCCCTAAAATTGAAGAGGTTATGACAAAACTTGTAGAAGAATTAGGGGAAAATCAAGTTAAATATTTGCAAATTTCTGAGCAACCTGGAAAAGGGAAGAGTGAGAAAATGTTTCATATTTACGATTCTCAAACAGGGGAAGATTTAATACGCTTTCACGTGAGAAGGGACCATCCACCTGGTGACGGTTATTGGTTTAATTTTCACTACCACACCTTTGTGGATCAATTTGAAGCACATCATGACTTAGGACAAATTTATTGGTCAACAGATACTCCGCCAAATTGGATGTCTTCTTCCAAAAAAGAAATCCTACATTAA
- a CDS encoding TerD family protein: protein MAISLAKGQKVDLTKTNPGLQKVVVGLGWDVNKYDGGNSFDLDSSVFLLDGSGKVTSDADFVFYNNLQGGNGSVVHTGDNLTGEGDGDDEQVKINLAAVPSTVERISFCITIHDGEAKNQNFGQVSNSYVRVLNEETNEELIRYDLGEDFSIETAIVVGELYRHGGEWKFSAVGSGFQGGLASLATNFGLQVQ, encoded by the coding sequence ATGGCAATTAGCTTAGCAAAAGGACAAAAGGTAGATCTGACAAAAACTAATCCTGGCTTACAAAAAGTAGTAGTAGGATTAGGCTGGGATGTTAACAAATATGATGGTGGAAACTCCTTCGATTTAGATTCATCAGTATTCCTGCTGGATGGTTCAGGGAAAGTAACTTCTGATGCTGACTTTGTATTTTATAATAATCTGCAAGGTGGTAATGGTTCCGTTGTTCACACCGGGGACAATCTTACTGGTGAGGGAGACGGAGATGACGAACAAGTGAAAATTAACTTAGCAGCCGTCCCGTCAACAGTAGAAAGAATCTCCTTCTGTATCACGATTCATGACGGTGAAGCTAAAAACCAAAATTTTGGTCAAGTCTCAAACTCTTATGTTCGTGTTTTAAATGAAGAAACAAACGAAGAACTGATTCGTTACGACTTAGGAGAAGACTTTTCAATTGAAACAGCTATTGTGGTTGGGGAATTATATAGACACGGTGGAGAATGGAAGTTCAGTGCGGTTGGCAGTGGATTCCAAGGAGGATTAGCTTCTTTAGCTACGAACTTCGGATTACAAGTGCAGTAA
- a CDS encoding TerC family protein produces the protein MGFWESFLHTYSQFFNWEMWGQVLTDPVAWGLIGTLVIMEGLLSADNALVLAVMVKHLPGKQKKKALFYGLLGAYLFRFIAIGAGVFLIQITWVKYLGAGYLAWLAIKYFIDKRKEAAGDDEDIEGLSKGSIFIRLFGNFWGTVAAVEVMDIAFSVDSVLAALAISDQIWVLLLGGMLGVLMMRGVAGIFLKLIERVPELETTAYVIILFIAIKMGTSEFIHIDHAYFFVFIVVAFAATFLVNYIRNKKQPADQKDA, from the coding sequence ATGGGTTTTTGGGAAAGCTTTTTACATACATATTCTCAATTCTTTAATTGGGAAATGTGGGGACAGGTATTAACGGATCCAGTTGCTTGGGGTCTGATTGGTACATTAGTTATTATGGAAGGATTACTTTCTGCTGATAACGCTCTCGTACTTGCAGTAATGGTTAAACACTTACCAGGTAAACAAAAGAAAAAGGCATTATTTTACGGTTTATTAGGAGCATATCTTTTCCGTTTTATTGCGATTGGTGCAGGGGTATTCCTCATTCAAATTACATGGGTAAAGTATTTAGGCGCCGGTTATCTTGCTTGGTTAGCTATCAAGTATTTCATAGATAAACGAAAAGAAGCTGCTGGGGACGATGAAGATATAGAAGGACTTTCAAAAGGAAGTATTTTCATTCGTCTTTTCGGTAACTTCTGGGGAACAGTTGCAGCTGTTGAGGTAATGGATATTGCGTTTAGTGTCGACAGTGTCTTAGCTGCTTTAGCCATCAGTGACCAAATTTGGGTACTATTACTTGGTGGTATGCTTGGAGTACTTATGATGCGTGGAGTAGCTGGTATTTTCTTGAAGCTAATTGAACGCGTTCCTGAGCTAGAAACAACCGCGTATGTGATTATTCTATTCATTGCTATCAAGATGGGTACATCAGAGTTCATTCACATTGACCATGCGTATTTCTTCGTATTTATCGTAGTAGCTTTTGCAGCTACATTCTTAGTGAATTACATTAGAAATAAAAAGCAACCTGCAGATCAAAAAGATGCTTAA
- a CDS encoding HpcH/HpaI aldolase/citrate lyase family protein has protein sequence MKFFSQITKEILDTLFYQKPQPFTKHSPKETLQFALGATLYIPATLPNIKERLFSPSLRGLSSAVICLEDAISDVDVKEAEEKLIFEIREIHRLTLEGQIEKQDIPLLFVRVRSVEQLKFLLEELDDASAALTGIAIPKFSSFNGYSYFELIKAHNKTKNSLYALPILESKALIYKETRNEELFALYKMFNTYRDVILNLRVGATDFSGLYGIRRNVHTSVYDISIIRDVLSDIVNFFGREDNYFTISAPVWEFFNKHSIDFGTTHEEVGLIREVQLDLVNGFTGKTIIHPSQIFPIQALQVVTYEEYIDACTIIKGSETQNGVMKSEYSNKMNECKPHLFWAKKILMKSKVYGVLYEQRTYNDLLSTATNISNSKECISKG, from the coding sequence ATGAAGTTTTTTTCTCAGATAACAAAAGAAATACTCGATACACTCTTTTATCAAAAACCACAACCCTTCACAAAACACTCACCAAAAGAAACATTACAATTTGCCTTAGGAGCAACCCTGTACATTCCTGCAACTCTCCCAAATATAAAAGAGCGTTTGTTCTCCCCATCATTAAGGGGGCTTTCTTCAGCAGTCATCTGTCTAGAAGATGCCATTTCTGATGTGGATGTAAAAGAAGCTGAGGAAAAACTAATTTTTGAAATAAGAGAGATTCACCGCTTAACACTGGAAGGTCAAATCGAAAAACAAGACATTCCTTTACTTTTTGTAAGGGTTCGTAGTGTTGAACAATTAAAGTTCTTGTTAGAAGAGCTCGATGATGCATCTGCTGCATTAACCGGTATTGCTATCCCTAAATTTTCTTCGTTTAACGGCTATAGTTACTTCGAATTGATTAAGGCCCACAACAAAACGAAAAATTCCTTATATGCCTTACCAATCCTAGAATCAAAAGCTTTGATATATAAGGAAACTAGAAACGAAGAACTTTTTGCCTTGTACAAAATGTTTAATACATATAGGGATGTAATATTAAATTTACGAGTAGGTGCAACTGATTTTAGTGGATTATATGGAATCAGAAGAAATGTACATACCTCCGTGTACGATATATCTATTATCCGTGATGTACTCAGTGACATCGTTAATTTCTTCGGAAGAGAGGATAATTATTTTACCATTTCTGCTCCAGTCTGGGAGTTCTTCAACAAACATTCGATTGATTTCGGTACGACACATGAAGAGGTGGGTTTAATCCGGGAAGTTCAATTAGATTTAGTAAATGGATTTACTGGGAAAACCATCATTCATCCTTCGCAAATTTTTCCAATCCAAGCATTACAAGTCGTTACATACGAAGAGTATATAGATGCTTGTACTATAATAAAAGGCTCAGAAACTCAAAATGGAGTAATGAAAAGCGAATACTCTAATAAGATGAATGAATGTAAACCACATCTGTTTTGGGCAAAGAAAATACTGATGAAATCTAAGGTATATGGGGTGCTATATGAACAGCGAACATACAATGATCTCTTATCAACAGCAACAAACATTTCAAATAGCAAAGAATGTATCAGTAAAGGTTAA
- a CDS encoding phosphoribosyltransferase family protein, with the protein MNSEHTMISYQQQQTFQIAKNVSVKVNIEKNPYNLPLEQFFDMALRNNKKRAFLFVSKWLGKHIPIPPQRSLFAGALLAYEYIKQFTKDQPSKSMNDRVQACIAAPEAFKSEEWIFHTELPITFIGFAETATALGHSMFRCFPNAQFFHTTREKIDGLKTSITFEEEHSHATSHRCYVDTSFLDNNHEVVLVDDELTTGKTVRNIIRSMQAEFPRKKYTVVSILDWRSEEDQNRFCELERECGCKIHVVSLVKGTMSLEQEGELLLEPGDFNPSKQANKVEVFWHQLAEDDLPPFQIVDHYSMSLNGDRYEIPFLRETGRFGLYGADTPNVEEWIEKIAEKLKRKRSGQKLLCLGSGEFMFLPMLLASHMGEGVSYHSTTRSPIHVWDKEGYGAQSGFTFPAPIDGDVQHFVYNIAEGMYDEIWVFYERKPKKSHIAQMCKQLSMTGIRRIGIHYFL; encoded by the coding sequence ATGAACAGCGAACATACAATGATCTCTTATCAACAGCAACAAACATTTCAAATAGCAAAGAATGTATCAGTAAAGGTTAATATCGAAAAAAATCCGTATAACCTCCCATTAGAGCAATTTTTTGATATGGCATTGAGAAATAATAAAAAGAGAGCTTTTCTTTTTGTAAGTAAATGGCTAGGTAAGCATATACCGATTCCCCCACAAAGAAGCCTCTTTGCTGGAGCTCTACTAGCCTATGAATATATAAAGCAATTCACTAAAGATCAGCCTTCAAAATCAATGAATGATCGAGTCCAAGCTTGCATAGCGGCACCTGAAGCTTTTAAAAGTGAGGAATGGATTTTTCATACAGAGTTACCTATAACGTTTATTGGTTTTGCAGAAACAGCTACGGCGCTTGGTCATAGTATGTTCCGGTGCTTTCCGAATGCGCAGTTTTTTCATACGACTAGGGAAAAAATTGATGGTCTTAAGACCTCTATTACATTTGAAGAAGAGCATTCCCATGCGACTTCACATAGATGCTATGTAGATACAAGTTTTCTAGACAACAATCATGAAGTTGTTTTGGTTGATGATGAACTTACTACAGGGAAAACTGTACGAAATATTATTCGTTCGATGCAAGCTGAGTTTCCTAGAAAAAAATATACGGTTGTATCGATTTTAGACTGGAGATCTGAGGAGGATCAAAATCGTTTTTGTGAACTAGAAAGAGAATGCGGATGTAAGATTCATGTAGTCAGTCTAGTTAAAGGGACCATGTCATTGGAACAAGAGGGGGAATTGCTTCTAGAACCAGGTGATTTTAATCCTTCTAAACAAGCTAATAAAGTAGAGGTTTTTTGGCATCAGCTTGCTGAAGATGATTTGCCACCATTTCAAATTGTGGACCATTATTCCATGTCATTAAATGGGGATAGATATGAGATTCCGTTTTTGAGAGAAACTGGGAGATTTGGTCTATATGGTGCAGACACACCTAATGTCGAAGAGTGGATAGAGAAAATAGCTGAAAAACTCAAGAGGAAACGCTCTGGGCAAAAGCTATTATGCTTAGGAAGTGGAGAATTCATGTTCTTGCCTATGCTATTAGCATCTCACATGGGAGAAGGAGTCTCCTATCATTCTACTACTCGAAGCCCGATCCATGTTTGGGACAAAGAAGGGTATGGAGCGCAAAGTGGCTTTACATTCCCCGCACCTATAGATGGTGATGTTCAACATTTTGTTTATAACATTGCAGAAGGCATGTACGATGAAATCTGGGTGTTTTATGAAAGAAAACCGAAGAAGTCGCATATTGCTCAAATGTGTAAGCAGCTATCGATGACGGGAATCCGCAGAATAGGGATTCATTATTTTCTATAG
- a CDS encoding cysteine protease StiP family protein translates to MVLKEMKTIGSGSYQTSDVTFLLKDVSHIQLEDDVIEREHRIQTKQEHYSESLPIEKLPEQDYIDFYKKALQTNGQRTAELVREVSIQLHHTYNDDLVLVSLARAGTPVGILLKRYLAKFFSYEIPHYSVSIIRGKGIDWQALQFIIKKHESKKIIFVDGWTGKGSITNELKKSCEGFNEISSRRVEPILAVLSDPARCSTISGTREDILLPHACLNATVSGLVSRTILNKKWIHDGEFHGAKFYKEWLSNDYSNQYVNEITALFSKPCNVEYKPNAQSSFSGMEEVKRISKEFSIDDLHLIKPSIGETTRVLLRRLPWKILVKDSGDPQTKHILHLAHQKNIEVIEYKGMTYSACGIIRPLGEERT, encoded by the coding sequence TTGGTACTAAAAGAAATGAAAACAATAGGTTCAGGAAGTTATCAAACAAGCGATGTCACATTCCTCCTAAAAGACGTGAGTCATATACAACTTGAGGACGATGTCATAGAAAGGGAGCATCGAATTCAAACCAAACAAGAACATTACAGCGAATCGTTACCAATTGAGAAGCTACCTGAGCAAGATTACATTGATTTTTATAAAAAGGCACTTCAGACGAATGGCCAGAGGACAGCTGAACTCGTTCGAGAGGTGAGTATTCAACTACATCATACTTACAATGATGATTTGGTGTTAGTGTCACTTGCACGTGCAGGAACTCCTGTGGGGATTCTTCTAAAGCGATATTTAGCAAAATTCTTTTCTTATGAAATTCCACATTACAGTGTTTCTATTATTAGAGGGAAAGGGATCGACTGGCAGGCACTTCAATTTATCATTAAAAAACATGAAAGCAAAAAGATTATATTCGTAGATGGATGGACTGGCAAAGGATCTATTACAAATGAACTTAAGAAAAGTTGTGAGGGATTTAATGAGATTAGTTCTAGACGAGTAGAACCTATTTTAGCTGTATTAAGTGATCCAGCTAGATGTTCAACAATAAGTGGGACAAGGGAAGATATACTACTTCCTCATGCGTGTTTAAATGCTACGGTTTCAGGGTTAGTTTCAAGAACAATTCTAAATAAGAAATGGATTCATGACGGAGAGTTTCATGGGGCTAAATTTTACAAAGAATGGCTTTCTAATGACTATTCAAATCAATATGTAAATGAAATTACGGCTCTATTTAGTAAACCATGTAATGTTGAGTACAAACCAAATGCACAGTCTAGCTTTTCAGGTATGGAAGAGGTAAAGCGAATTTCTAAAGAATTTTCCATAGATGATCTTCACCTCATAAAACCTAGTATAGGTGAAACGACGAGAGTTCTCTTAAGGAGACTTCCGTGGAAAATTTTGGTGAAAGATTCGGGCGATCCACAAACAAAGCATATCCTTCATTTAGCACATCAGAAAAATATTGAAGTTATAGAGTATAAGGGTATGACATACAGCGCATGTGGGATTATTCGTCCACTAGGTGAGGAGCGCACATGA
- a CDS encoding HAD family hydrolase: MIFASDLDRTLIYSTRALKEYNQLDLDLVLVESANNHQSYMSKESYEMLEEISRKILFIPVTTRTNAQFKRLKLPLAKSQNHFHITSNGAHIFVNGKKDLRWERKLQSKMENLTYTSFHIAEQIKELQIDPDKITIRNYQNLYFSITGKEASFKKEIKEWVLKVRGMGWKVYFHRNRCYIMPPFLKKGESIRYLKQELGENVVWGAGDSIMDSSLLQVCEQKYVRNMVN; the protein is encoded by the coding sequence ATGATTTTTGCTTCAGACCTTGATAGAACTTTAATTTATTCAACGAGAGCTCTTAAAGAATACAACCAATTAGACCTTGACCTTGTATTGGTTGAAAGTGCCAATAACCACCAATCTTATATGTCAAAAGAATCCTACGAAATGCTAGAAGAAATCTCAAGAAAAATATTATTCATTCCAGTAACTACGCGAACGAACGCTCAATTTAAGAGACTCAAATTACCGTTAGCAAAGTCTCAAAATCATTTCCATATAACTTCAAACGGGGCACATATATTTGTTAATGGGAAAAAAGATTTGAGATGGGAGCGGAAGTTGCAGAGCAAGATGGAAAATCTGACGTATACAAGTTTTCATATTGCGGAACAAATCAAAGAATTACAAATAGATCCCGACAAAATCACAATAAGAAATTATCAAAACTTGTATTTTTCAATCACTGGAAAAGAAGCATCCTTTAAAAAAGAAATTAAAGAATGGGTTTTAAAAGTAAGGGGAATGGGGTGGAAGGTCTATTTTCACCGAAATAGATGTTATATAATGCCGCCTTTCTTAAAGAAAGGTGAATCCATTCGCTATTTAAAACAAGAACTTGGTGAAAACGTTGTATGGGGAGCAGGGGATTCTATTATGGATTCATCCCTTCTTCAGGTTTGTGAACAGAAATATGTTCGAAACATGGTGAATTAG
- a CDS encoding YceG family protein, with protein MYQENNYGKLQPHLLTIAKEEWEAMIKKELANRPSFEVKQNELTFSQIVSLHLGSPFDVDEYFNQLFEYVHDKTFGFSQLDHDNLDRTIDQKDFQALQKIILLSREEKLSINRFVAFLDGENLLIKSQNPAIHRRLREAMMDTLRLFDEVEDGGLQSQNLRRILVDVVKWSKNHIAAFLDSSNLESSLARVLWYGEANESQQYFIYYMYRIGFDIAIFNPTGNNPLERLKHSVNYSLIHTYPDKTSLEPFPQEKRRRSATVAYRASREIESILNHDGSHLYKPWQLRDYTPSSITLKTTYDELFLLVKEKAFVRPDFDVENSQVKIPSVFAKVMGVSRDRKEYWDRLHFLIQQPNAHLIQKFPFTRITSNDFRFHYQDAIGNDGLLSPDKMMSSHYWKYKHLSTGLQRGIAKAIQTLCTRTTFKPAQGETREDANIYLFTQSMQIPAELLRLLQSFDYSQDVPTLVLYNNELNGHMTRADAANILLLNQFGIDIILYNPPGHNDLENFIESSIFDTHWLDDMIFNQEFKEPSKIKKFLAQGIFKNLRGD; from the coding sequence ATGTATCAAGAAAATAATTATGGAAAATTACAACCACACCTTCTAACGATTGCTAAAGAGGAATGGGAAGCCATGATAAAAAAGGAATTGGCTAACAGACCGTCCTTTGAAGTAAAACAAAACGAGCTCACGTTTAGCCAAATTGTTTCTCTACATTTAGGGAGCCCCTTTGATGTTGACGAATATTTTAACCAACTTTTTGAGTATGTCCATGATAAAACATTTGGTTTTTCGCAGCTTGATCACGATAACTTAGATAGAACCATTGATCAAAAAGACTTTCAAGCTCTACAGAAAATTATCCTCTTAAGTAGAGAGGAAAAACTCTCAATCAATCGTTTTGTTGCTTTCTTAGATGGTGAGAATCTCCTAATTAAGAGCCAGAATCCTGCGATACACAGGAGACTTCGGGAAGCGATGATGGATACTTTACGTCTATTTGACGAAGTGGAAGATGGGGGATTACAGTCTCAAAATTTACGTAGAATACTAGTGGATGTTGTAAAATGGTCCAAAAATCATATCGCAGCTTTTCTTGACTCTAGTAACTTAGAAAGTTCATTAGCCAGAGTACTGTGGTATGGTGAAGCCAATGAAAGCCAGCAATATTTTATTTATTATATGTACAGAATAGGCTTTGATATCGCCATTTTCAATCCTACAGGAAACAATCCGCTAGAAAGACTGAAACATTCGGTAAACTATTCCCTAATTCACACTTACCCTGATAAGACTTCATTAGAGCCATTCCCACAAGAAAAGAGAAGAAGGTCAGCAACCGTTGCCTATCGTGCATCCAGAGAAATTGAGTCCATTTTGAACCATGATGGTTCTCATTTATACAAGCCATGGCAACTTCGGGATTATACTCCATCATCCATCACGTTGAAGACCACGTATGACGAACTCTTTTTACTCGTAAAAGAGAAAGCATTTGTACGACCGGATTTCGATGTTGAGAATAGCCAAGTTAAGATACCTTCTGTATTTGCAAAGGTGATGGGGGTTAGTAGAGACCGGAAAGAATACTGGGATCGATTACATTTTCTAATACAGCAACCAAATGCTCATTTAATTCAAAAATTCCCGTTTACTCGTATTACAAGCAATGATTTTCGCTTTCATTATCAAGATGCAATTGGGAACGATGGACTGTTGTCACCTGATAAGATGATGAGTTCACATTACTGGAAATATAAGCATCTATCCACTGGATTACAAAGAGGAATCGCAAAGGCTATTCAAACTTTATGTACCCGAACAACCTTTAAGCCAGCACAAGGTGAGACTAGAGAAGATGCTAACATTTATTTGTTCACACAAAGTATGCAAATACCAGCTGAACTATTGCGATTACTTCAATCTTTTGATTATTCCCAGGATGTTCCTACATTGGTTCTCTATAACAACGAATTGAACGGACATATGACCAGGGCGGATGCAGCAAATATTTTATTATTAAATCAATTTGGAATCGATATTATTCTATATAATCCTCCTGGACATAACGACTTGGAGAATTTTATTGAGTCAAGCATCTTTGATACTCATTGGTTGGACGATATGATCTTTAATCAAGAGTTTAAAGAGCCGTCAAAAATAAAAAAATTTCTAGCTCAAGGGATATTTAAAAACTTAAGAGGTGATTAG